GTCTCGAACCACCTCCGCGACCTCGAAGACGAGGGGGTCGTCGAAGGCTACACACCGATCGTCAACTACGACGCGCTCGGCTACGACGTCACCGCCATCATCCAACTGAAAGTGGAGGGAAGCGCGCTCCCCGAGATCACGGAGCGGCTGAAGGACCAGCGCCAGATGATCTCCGTCTACGAGGTCACGGGCGACTACGACATCATCGCCATCGGCAAGTTCACCGACACGGACGGCATGAACAGACAGATCAAGGCGCTGCTGACCGACGCGGATATCCGCGAGTCGAACACGTCGGTCGTCCTCAACGCCGTGGTCGAAAACGAACAGTTCGAGTTGGACATCCAAGACGAGTAACGTCCGTCGCTCCGATCGCGACGTTACGCCAAGCTGTCAGTGACGTCCTTGACGTCTTCGTGACAGAACGGGCACCGGTATCGGGTGTCGAAGCCGCCGCGCCGTGCGACGGTCTTCGCCTCGAGTTCGTGCATCGCGATGTCGCGGCCGCACCGTGCACAGGTGACCTTCGCCATGGTCGACAGACACCACTGTACCGACATAAACCTTCGCCGCGAATCGGCCCACTGTCGGGTGGTTTCCCCGTTCGGGACGGTCACGGTCGCTATTCGTCGATTTTACTTTGAATATTGAAGTTTATACTTAAACGAGCCGCTCGTCCACTCGGTCGCTCGGCAAAACCAGGATCAAAAGTACCCCTCTCGGGCTACTCGAACCCGTCTTCGAACACGAACGTACCGTTGCGCTGGACGACCTCCCCGTCGACTTCGATGATCGAATCCTCGGACATGTCGACGATCATGTCGACGTGTTCGGCCGACTCGTTCGCCTCGTTCTCGTCGCCGACGCACTCCTCGTACGCCGCGCCGACGGCCATGTGGACCGTGTCGCCCATCTTCTCGTCGAACAGCATGTTGTAGGTGAACTGGTCGATGTTCCGGTTCATGCCGATGCCCAACTCGCCGAGATACCGCGCGCCCTCGTCCGTATCGAAGACGCCGTCGAGCACTGCCTCGTTCCGTTCCGCCGAGTACGACTCGACGCGGCCGTCCTCGAACCTGACGCGCACGCCCTCGATCTCGCGCCCCTGGCGGTACAGCGGCATGTCGAAGTGGACCTCGCCCTCGACGGAGTCGCGCACGGGGGCGGTGAACACCTCTCCTCCGGGGAGGTTCTTCTCGCCGTAGTCGTTCAGCGTGGTGTTCCCCGCGACCGACATCGTCACATCCGTCCCCTCACCCGACCTGATGCGCACCTCGTCGGCGTCGTCGAGGAGTTCGACCATCGCCGCTTGGTGGTCGCGCTGGGCGTCCCAGTCGAGCGTGACGGCGTCCCAGACGAAGTTCTCGTACGCCTCGGTGCTCATCCCCGCGAGCTGGGCGTGGCCGGAAGTGGGGAACTGCGTGAGACACCACCGCTTCGAGAGCCGCTCTTTCAACACCGGCTGCATCGCCCGGCGGTACGCCGCCGTCGTCTCCGGTGCGACGTCCGACTGTTCGCTCACGTTGGCCCCGCCACGGGCCACGACGACGACGTCGCTCTCCTCGTACAGCGCCAACTGATGGGCGGGTGTCTCGAACTCGCCGCCGTCGCTCTCGTCGTCGGCGCGTGCCCGCATGAACGCCCGCGAGGCCCGCTCGGAGTTGTTCAGGTAGATCGGGTTCGCCCCCCGATCCCCGACGATCTCGTGGAGCGCGACGGCGAGCGCTTCGGCCTCTCGCGGCATCGAGATGACGACGTTCTCGCCCGCCTCGATGCCGGTCGAGTGGTCGGCGATGATCTCCGCGTGTTCGCGAACGCGTGGGTCCATACTCCACCGTTCCGCCCCCGGCCCATCGGTCTTTCGGCGTCACATCGGGTGGTTGACGCTCTCGATCAGGGCCGCGTCCGGAGTACCCCGCCCTCCTCGGGGCTCTGGTTGGCGAAGTTGCAGACGAACAGCGTCTCCTCGTACGGCTCGGTCGTGCCGAACAGCACGTCGGAGGGGAAGACCAGCCCATCGTCGGCGTCAGCGACCGCCTCGACCGCCCCGTCGGGCGACACCGTCACGACCCGGTTCTGTCTGTTGACGGCGACGTACACGTCGTCGCCGCGGGCCGTGATACCGTCGGCACCGAACAGCTCCCCGCCCTCGTAGAACGTCGTCGGCTCGCCCGCCGTCCCGTCGCCGTTCGTCGGGACCTCGACGAGCCGGCCGGTCTCGTCCGGTGCCTGGGTCACCGCGACGAAGACGCTGCCGTCCGCGCCCACGGTGAGCCCGTTCGCGCCGAACCCCTCGGTGTCGAGGCGGTCGTCGTCGAGCCACGTCGTCACCTCCCCACCGGTCGACACTGCCGAGACGGTGCCGTTCTGCGACTCGGTGACGAGCACGCGGTCCCGGGCCGCGTCGAACACCAGATCGTTCGGGAAGCCGTCGATCGCGCCGAGCAGCGACGGCTCACCCCCGCTGGGGACGCGCCAGACGCCGCTCTGCTCGCCCGGAACGGCGACGTACACCGACCCGGCCGGGCCGGCCTCCACGCCGATCGCACCCGGGAGCGTCGCGACCTGTTCGGTGTCGTCGAGCGTCAGGTCCGTCTCGCCGAGACGCTCACTCGAGAGCCGTCGTACCTCCCCGGCGGTGATCCCGAACAGGAGGTTCCCGTCGGCGTCGAACCCCAGATTCTCCGGGACCCGTTCGCCGGGCACCGAAACGAGGACGTCGGCTCCTGCACCGGGCGTCGTGGTGTCGGCCGGCGTGTCGGTCACGGTTGCCGTGTCGGTCGGTGTGTCGGTCGCCGCCGCGGTCGCGGTGTCGGTCTCGGCCGCTGTCGGGCTGTCGGTCGTCCCCGACTGCGCGCCACAGCCGGCGACGCCGACGAGCGCCGTCACCCCGGTCGCGAGCATCGCCCGCCGTGTCAGTGAGTCGTGACCCGCCACGGGTACGGCTTGGACGCTGCCGGTATCCGCGTTACGGTCGACCTGACACTCCGCTCTCCGTCGAAAAAAGACCATGCCACTCGAGCACGCATCTCACGATCGGGGAGAAACCATGCCGACGTATCTCACGCTGATCGAGTACACGGAGCAGGGAATCGCACACATGAACGAAAGCCCCGAGCGGCTCCAGCGGGCGCGGGAGATCGCCGCCGAACACGGCGGCGAACTGAGCCAGTTCTTCCTCACGATGGGCGAGTACGACGCCGTCGTCGTCTCGACGTTTCCGGACGACGAGTCGTACGCGAAGACGATGCTCACCATCGCACAGGGCGGGGCCGTCCGGACGGAGACGCTACGGGCGTTCACCGAAGGCGAGTACCGCGACGTCTGCGACGCGCTCTGAGCCGGGACAGCCGCGCCGTCGCGGCCGTGGTGGGTTTTTTTAAAAGGTTACGGACTACGGGGCGAATCGAATCAGGATCGAGCGACGGGACCGAGACCGGGGGCCGACACCGACCGACGGGATCGGACCGTGCCAGGGGACTGTCCCACGCGCCAACCGCCACTGCACCCCGGTACCGCGTGGCGTCGGGGCTCCTCCGACCCGAGAACCACATCGCTTCGACGTCCGACCAACACCGCTTTGACGCTCGGTCGACTCCCGACAGCCATGATCGACCTCCGCTCGGACACCGTCACTCGTCCCTCCGAGGAGATGCGCGCGGCCGCCCGCGACGCCGAGGTGGGCGACGACGTCTACCGCGACGACCCCACCGTGGCCGAACTCGAACGCCGCGCGGCGGACGCGGTCGGGATGGACGCGGCGCTGTTCGTCCCCTCGGGGACGATGGGGAACCAGATCGCCGTCCGCACACACACCGATCGCGGCCAGGAGATCGTCGTCGACGACGAGGCCCACGTGGTCAAGTGGGAACTCGGCGGCGTCGCGGATCTCTCCGGCGTGCAGGCGCGGATGACCGACTGCGGCCCCCGCGCGGTTCCGACGGCCGAACAGGTCCACGACGCGTACGTCGCGGAGTCACTGCACCGCCCCGGGACGGGGCTCCTCTGCTTGGAGAACACCCACAACAGCCGCGGCGGCGTCGCCGTCTCGGCCGACGAGACCGCGGTCGCGGCCGACGCCGCTCACGACCTCGGCGTCCCCGTCCACCTCGACGGAGCCCGCCTCTTCAACGCGAGCGTCGCGCTCGACACGCCCCCCGAGGAACTGGCTGCACCCGTCGATACGATCAACTTCTGCCTG
This Salinigranum marinum DNA region includes the following protein-coding sequences:
- the lrp gene encoding HTH-type transcriptional regulator Lrp, with amino-acid sequence MTYENLDAKLINALLGDGRASLRSLAEDLDVSVTTVSNHLRDLEDEGVVEGYTPIVNYDALGYDVTAIIQLKVEGSALPEITERLKDQRQMISVYEVTGDYDIIAIGKFTDTDGMNRQIKALLTDADIRESNTSVVLNAVVENEQFELDIQDE
- a CDS encoding GntG family PLP-dependent aldolase, with protein sequence MIDLRSDTVTRPSEEMRAAARDAEVGDDVYRDDPTVAELERRAADAVGMDAALFVPSGTMGNQIAVRTHTDRGQEIVVDDEAHVVKWELGGVADLSGVQARMTDCGPRAVPTAEQVHDAYVAESLHRPGTGLLCLENTHNSRGGVAVSADETAVAADAAHDLGVPVHLDGARLFNASVALDTPPEELAAPVDTINFCLSKGLGAPVGSILAGSEAFVDRARRVRKLFGGGMRQAGIIAAPGLLALENVARLADDHANARALAAGLDDVPGLAAPEPDTNIVMLSVETGSVSAPDLVEAAADRGVAFNARDAHSARLCTHLDVSRADVDEAVEQIAAAVSERRA
- a CDS encoding GYD domain-containing protein, with protein sequence MPTYLTLIEYTEQGIAHMNESPERLQRAREIAAEHGGELSQFFLTMGEYDAVVVSTFPDDESYAKTMLTIAQGGAVRTETLRAFTEGEYRDVCDAL
- a CDS encoding aminopeptidase; translated protein: MDPRVREHAEIIADHSTGIEAGENVVISMPREAEALAVALHEIVGDRGANPIYLNNSERASRAFMRARADDESDGGEFETPAHQLALYEESDVVVVARGGANVSEQSDVAPETTAAYRRAMQPVLKERLSKRWCLTQFPTSGHAQLAGMSTEAYENFVWDAVTLDWDAQRDHQAAMVELLDDADEVRIRSGEGTDVTMSVAGNTTLNDYGEKNLPGGEVFTAPVRDSVEGEVHFDMPLYRQGREIEGVRVRFEDGRVESYSAERNEAVLDGVFDTDEGARYLGELGIGMNRNIDQFTYNMLFDEKMGDTVHMAVGAAYEECVGDENEANESAEHVDMIVDMSEDSIIEVDGEVVQRNGTFVFEDGFE